One part of the Anaeromyxobacter sp. Fw109-5 genome encodes these proteins:
- the efp gene encoding elongation factor P: MAETLDTSAFRRGLKIEIDREPWEIIEFQHVKPGKGSAFVRTRIKNLITGRTIEKTFKSGDVVGKPDIDEKEMQFLYREGDHFNFMDNKTYDQTFLTEEQMGEARNFIKDNTTTHILFFNGKAIGVTLPNAMDLKVVKCDPGIRGDTVSGATKPATLETGYVVNVPLFINEGEILRIDTRTGEYLTRVAG; encoded by the coding sequence ATGGCAGAGACGCTCGACACCTCGGCGTTCCGCCGCGGCCTCAAGATCGAGATCGATCGGGAGCCGTGGGAGATCATCGAGTTCCAGCACGTGAAGCCGGGGAAGGGCTCGGCGTTCGTGCGGACGCGCATCAAGAACCTCATCACCGGGCGCACGATCGAGAAGACGTTCAAGTCCGGCGACGTGGTGGGCAAGCCCGACATCGACGAGAAGGAGATGCAGTTCCTCTATCGCGAGGGCGACCACTTCAACTTCATGGACAACAAGACCTACGACCAGACGTTCCTCACCGAGGAGCAGATGGGCGAGGCCAGGAACTTCATCAAGGACAACACCACCACGCACATCCTGTTCTTCAACGGGAAGGCGATCGGCGTCACGCTGCCGAACGCGATGGACCTCAAGGTGGTGAAGTGCGACCCGGGCATCCGCGGCGACACGGTGTCCGGCGCCACGAAGCCCGCGACCCTCGAGACCGGCTACGTCGTGAACGTGCCGCTCTTCATCAACGAGGGCGAGATCCTCCGCATCGACACCCGCACCGGCGAGTACCTGACCCGCGTCGCCGGCTAG
- the accB gene encoding acetyl-CoA carboxylase biotin carboxyl carrier protein encodes MATRPLKQQPHVAQEPARTSDTAAGQGFSMEDVKKLVALVEKSDVTHIAWQRGVEKVVIRRGAVAAPAPAAAHPAPALHAAPVAAPVPAPAAALAPAGAKPEAKSDKPGTIVSSPFVGTFYRAPSPDSPPFVEVGQKVKKGQTLCIVEAMKLMNEIESEVDGTVAEIFVQNATPVEFGEQLFRVVPG; translated from the coding sequence ATGGCGACCCGCCCGCTGAAGCAGCAGCCCCACGTAGCGCAGGAGCCCGCCCGCACCTCCGACACCGCCGCGGGGCAGGGCTTCTCGATGGAGGACGTGAAGAAGCTCGTGGCGCTCGTCGAGAAGAGCGACGTCACGCACATCGCGTGGCAGCGCGGGGTCGAGAAGGTCGTCATCCGCCGCGGCGCCGTCGCCGCGCCGGCGCCGGCCGCGGCTCACCCCGCGCCGGCCCTCCACGCCGCCCCGGTGGCCGCCCCCGTCCCGGCCCCGGCCGCCGCCTTGGCGCCTGCGGGCGCGAAGCCGGAGGCGAAGAGCGACAAGCCGGGCACCATCGTGAGCTCGCCCTTCGTCGGCACGTTCTACCGCGCGCCCTCCCCCGACTCCCCGCCGTTCGTGGAGGTCGGCCAGAAGGTCAAGAAGGGCCAGACGCTCTGCATCGTCGAGGCGATGAAGCTCATGAACGAGATCGAGTCGGAGGTCGACGGGACCGTCGCCGAGATCTTCGTCCAGAACGCCACGCCGGTGGAGTTCGGCGAGCAGCTGTTCCGCGTCGTCCCGGGCTAA
- the accC gene encoding acetyl-CoA carboxylase biotin carboxylase subunit: MFKKVLVANRGEIALRVIRACRELGVSTVAVHSTADAESLHVRFADEAICIGPPQSRDSYLNVRALLSAADVTGADAIHPGYGFLSENAEFAEMVTTMNLKFIGPRPEMIRLMGNKVAAREAAEKAGLPLLPGARGKLRDAEEAERIAEEVGYPVILKAAAGGGGRGMKICRERGQIRQLFETASNEALSAFGDGSMYLERYVEMPRHIELQIVADEHGRVIHLGERECSVQRRHQKLIEESPSPAVTPELRREMGEVALSAMRNIGYNNVGTIEFLMDEKGRYYFMEMNTRIQVEHPVTEQVYGLDLLREQIRLAAGEPLERTQESVFPRGHAIEFRVNAEDPVTFAPSPGKITGYHQPGGYGVRVDTMAYEQYKVQPYYDSLVAKLVITGANREVAMQRAARALHEYVIEGIKTNIAFHKRVLAHPGFAGGQYDTRIVDQILNPPAPPEMPKAAAGG, translated from the coding sequence ATGTTCAAGAAGGTCCTCGTCGCGAACCGGGGCGAGATCGCCCTCCGGGTGATCCGCGCCTGCCGTGAGCTCGGCGTCTCCACCGTCGCGGTCCACTCGACCGCGGACGCCGAGTCGCTCCACGTCCGCTTCGCCGACGAGGCCATCTGCATCGGGCCGCCCCAGTCCCGGGACAGCTACCTCAACGTCCGCGCGCTCCTCTCGGCCGCCGACGTCACCGGCGCCGACGCCATCCACCCAGGGTACGGGTTCCTCTCCGAGAACGCCGAGTTCGCGGAGATGGTCACCACGATGAACCTCAAGTTCATCGGGCCGCGCCCGGAGATGATCCGGCTCATGGGGAACAAGGTCGCCGCGCGCGAGGCGGCCGAGAAGGCGGGCCTGCCGCTCCTGCCCGGCGCCCGCGGCAAGCTCAGGGACGCGGAGGAGGCCGAGCGGATCGCGGAGGAGGTCGGCTACCCGGTCATCCTCAAGGCGGCGGCGGGCGGCGGCGGGCGCGGCATGAAGATCTGCCGCGAGCGCGGCCAGATCCGCCAGCTCTTCGAGACCGCCAGCAACGAGGCGCTGTCGGCCTTCGGCGACGGCTCGATGTACCTCGAGCGCTACGTCGAGATGCCGCGCCACATCGAGCTGCAGATCGTGGCCGACGAGCACGGCCGGGTGATCCACCTGGGCGAGCGCGAGTGCTCGGTGCAGCGGCGCCACCAGAAGCTGATCGAGGAGTCGCCTTCACCCGCCGTCACTCCCGAGCTCCGGCGCGAGATGGGCGAGGTGGCGCTCTCGGCCATGAGGAACATCGGCTACAACAACGTGGGGACCATCGAGTTCCTCATGGACGAGAAGGGCCGCTACTACTTCATGGAGATGAACACGCGCATCCAGGTGGAGCACCCGGTGACCGAGCAGGTCTACGGGCTCGACCTCCTGCGCGAGCAGATCCGGCTCGCCGCGGGCGAGCCGCTCGAGCGCACGCAGGAGTCGGTCTTCCCGCGGGGCCACGCCATCGAGTTCCGCGTGAACGCGGAGGACCCCGTCACCTTCGCGCCGTCGCCCGGCAAGATCACCGGCTACCACCAGCCCGGCGGCTACGGGGTGCGCGTCGACACCATGGCGTACGAGCAGTACAAGGTGCAGCCCTACTACGACTCGCTCGTGGCGAAGCTGGTCATCACCGGCGCGAACCGCGAGGTGGCGATGCAGCGCGCCGCGCGGGCGCTGCACGAGTACGTCATCGAGGGCATCAAGACCAACATCGCCTTCCACAAGCGGGTCCTGGCGCACCCGGGCTTCGCCGGCGGTCAGTACGACACGCGCATCGTCGATCAGATCCTGAACCCGCCGGCGCCTCCCGAGATGCCGAAGGCGGCCGCGGGCGGCTAG
- a CDS encoding tetratricopeptide repeat protein, which yields MAVDKNKIIAEATKLVQKGAYDKAIKAYEKILAEDAKDVRILLKIGELHQKKGDDKAAAAAFQKVAETYAEQGFFLKSVAVYKQIVKLDPDDVRANERLAALYQQLGLMSDAMAQLQTVAAAHEKAGDLGRLTEILRRMVDLDPENIASSIKLGEMQARAGHPASALECFRRAADYLKRNGRADEYLRVAERIAVLTPDDHALTRELAHVYLGKGDTKRALAKLQLCFKVDPKDVETLQLLAQAFRDLGQTAKTLSVWKELARLHEERGRAGDARAAWRKVQELAPDDADAAAALGAGWARSPAPAHPPPPAHPAATPLAFGPAFDPPPVPGRVPQGPPPGARVSPAVVAPPPAPAGVAPPPAGGPAGIPKLLTETDVYVKYGLHDKALDHLRKVLAIDPDCPEAYERIRDVHDAAGRASDAAAAGVRAARSLLARGQEERAREAVTRLGQLSPGHPELASLAAAAGGGADEVELVPLEAEELVEADPVEDDALALAAAGHEGDDVVEDEPVGPAPAREEHAGVEIEVAESELDAAGDALAEAAALASAASEEIVEEEPPRARAPAPAASAPRRDGASRSPAGRPAPAQAAAPAWTPAPVAPPPPPAARPPARAAGGDVPDLSDELEETEFFLQQGLLDDARDALHALLAAHPRHPVLEARLAEVERRAGRAAPAAAPSGARETRPLEVSGPDESFDIARELADELAGEAPPTVDDEFQYSVEDVFAQFKKGVEQTVRPEDSATHYDLGIAYKEMALLDDAIQEFEVALRGADKRRAIDCLSMVGLCRMAKGEPREAIRAFRRALASEALTKEAAKAIQYELGAAHEAVGEAEVGLWFLQRVAKLDPAFREVGARIGALGGGPGRPPADASRGARPAQAPRPPAGVKKNIGYL from the coding sequence ATGGCTGTCGACAAGAACAAGATCATCGCCGAGGCGACGAAGCTCGTTCAGAAGGGGGCGTACGACAAGGCGATCAAGGCCTACGAGAAGATCCTGGCGGAGGACGCCAAGGACGTCCGCATCCTCCTCAAGATCGGCGAGCTTCACCAGAAGAAAGGCGACGACAAGGCCGCCGCGGCCGCCTTCCAGAAGGTCGCCGAGACCTACGCCGAGCAGGGCTTCTTCCTCAAGTCCGTCGCCGTCTACAAGCAGATCGTGAAGCTCGACCCGGACGACGTCCGGGCCAACGAGCGGCTCGCGGCCCTGTACCAGCAGCTGGGCCTGATGAGCGACGCCATGGCGCAGCTCCAGACCGTGGCGGCCGCGCACGAGAAGGCCGGCGACCTGGGCCGGCTCACCGAGATCCTCCGGCGCATGGTGGACCTCGACCCGGAGAACATCGCCTCCTCGATCAAGCTCGGCGAGATGCAGGCGCGGGCCGGCCACCCGGCGTCGGCGCTCGAGTGCTTCCGCCGCGCGGCCGACTACCTGAAGCGGAACGGCCGCGCCGACGAGTACCTCAGGGTCGCGGAGCGGATCGCGGTGCTCACGCCGGACGATCACGCGCTCACCCGCGAGCTCGCCCACGTCTACCTGGGGAAGGGCGACACGAAGCGGGCGCTCGCGAAGCTCCAGCTCTGCTTCAAGGTCGACCCGAAGGACGTCGAGACGCTGCAGCTCCTCGCGCAGGCGTTCCGCGACCTCGGCCAGACCGCGAAGACGCTCTCCGTCTGGAAGGAGCTCGCGCGCCTCCACGAGGAGCGGGGCCGCGCCGGCGACGCGCGCGCCGCGTGGCGCAAGGTCCAGGAGCTCGCGCCCGACGACGCGGACGCCGCGGCGGCGCTCGGCGCGGGGTGGGCGCGCTCGCCGGCCCCCGCCCACCCGCCGCCGCCCGCGCACCCGGCGGCGACGCCGCTCGCGTTCGGTCCGGCCTTCGACCCGCCGCCGGTCCCCGGCCGCGTGCCGCAAGGCCCTCCCCCGGGAGCGCGCGTCTCGCCGGCCGTCGTGGCGCCGCCGCCCGCCCCGGCGGGCGTGGCGCCCCCGCCCGCGGGAGGCCCGGCCGGCATCCCGAAGCTCCTCACCGAGACCGACGTCTACGTGAAGTACGGGCTGCACGACAAGGCGCTCGATCACCTGCGCAAGGTGCTCGCGATCGATCCCGACTGCCCGGAGGCGTATGAGCGCATCCGCGACGTCCACGACGCCGCGGGGCGTGCCTCCGACGCCGCCGCGGCGGGCGTCCGCGCGGCGCGCTCGCTCCTCGCGCGCGGCCAGGAGGAGCGTGCCCGCGAGGCGGTGACCCGTCTCGGCCAGCTCTCGCCCGGGCACCCCGAGCTCGCGAGCCTCGCCGCGGCGGCGGGCGGAGGCGCCGACGAGGTGGAGCTGGTGCCCCTCGAGGCCGAGGAGCTCGTCGAGGCGGATCCGGTCGAGGACGACGCGCTCGCGCTGGCCGCCGCCGGCCACGAGGGCGACGACGTCGTCGAGGACGAGCCGGTGGGGCCCGCGCCGGCGCGCGAGGAGCACGCCGGCGTCGAGATCGAGGTCGCCGAGAGCGAGCTGGACGCGGCGGGCGACGCGCTCGCCGAGGCCGCGGCGCTCGCCTCCGCGGCCTCGGAGGAGATCGTCGAGGAGGAGCCTCCGCGGGCCCGCGCCCCCGCACCGGCCGCGTCGGCCCCGCGCCGGGACGGCGCGTCGAGGTCGCCCGCCGGGAGGCCCGCGCCGGCGCAGGCGGCGGCCCCGGCGTGGACTCCCGCGCCCGTCGCGCCGCCGCCGCCCCCGGCGGCCAGGCCTCCCGCTCGCGCCGCCGGCGGGGACGTGCCGGACCTCTCCGACGAGCTCGAGGAGACCGAGTTCTTCCTCCAGCAGGGCCTGCTCGACGACGCGCGCGACGCGCTGCACGCCCTCCTCGCCGCGCACCCGCGCCACCCCGTGCTCGAGGCGCGCCTCGCAGAGGTCGAGCGGCGTGCCGGCCGAGCTGCGCCGGCGGCGGCGCCTTCCGGCGCGCGCGAGACGCGCCCGCTCGAGGTCTCGGGACCGGACGAGAGCTTCGACATCGCGCGCGAGCTCGCGGACGAGCTCGCCGGCGAGGCGCCCCCCACCGTCGACGACGAGTTCCAGTACTCGGTCGAGGACGTCTTCGCGCAGTTCAAGAAGGGCGTCGAGCAGACGGTCCGCCCCGAGGACAGCGCGACGCACTACGACCTCGGCATCGCCTACAAGGAGATGGCGCTCCTCGACGACGCGATCCAGGAGTTCGAGGTCGCGCTGCGCGGCGCGGACAAGCGGCGCGCCATCGACTGCCTCTCGATGGTCGGCCTCTGCCGCATGGCGAAGGGGGAGCCTCGCGAGGCGATCCGCGCCTTCCGCCGCGCGCTCGCGTCCGAGGCGCTGACCAAGGAAGCGGCGAAGGCGATCCAGTACGAGCTCGGCGCGGCCCACGAGGCGGTCGGGGAGGCGGAGGTCGGGCTCTGGTTCCTGCAGCGCGTGGCGAAGCTCGATCCGGCGTTCCGCGAGGTCGGCGCCCGCATCGGCGCGCTCGGGGGCGGACCGGGCCGGCCGCCGGCGGACGCGAGCCGCGGCGCGCGGCCGGCGCAGGCCCCGCGGCCGCCCGCCGGCGTGAAGAAGAACATCGGGTACCTGTAG
- a CDS encoding ExeA family protein, translating into MNYLEYYELSQEPFSNAPVSRFYYSSAQHAQALLRLTHAVSGMKGLAVLVGDIGAGKTTLARRMLDALPEEEYEAALLVIIHSGITASWLLKRIALQLGVESPADEKLALLSQLYQRLVRIYEQGKKAVVLIDEAQMLATREIMEEFRGLLNLEVPERKLLSFVFFGLPEIEQNLKLDPPLAQRVALKYRLEPLSAEATGAYVRHRLRLAGAPRVPFTPGAVARIHAYTRGTPRLINTLCDNALFEGFVARARELDEGFVDRVARDLGIDLPASDARPPEPPARLDLAEIDRYLESLK; encoded by the coding sequence GTGAACTACCTCGAGTACTACGAGCTGTCGCAGGAGCCGTTCTCGAACGCGCCCGTCTCGCGCTTCTACTACTCGTCGGCCCAGCACGCCCAGGCGCTGCTCCGGCTCACGCACGCGGTCTCCGGGATGAAGGGGCTGGCGGTCCTGGTCGGCGACATCGGCGCCGGCAAGACGACGCTCGCGCGCCGCATGCTGGACGCGCTCCCGGAGGAGGAGTACGAGGCGGCGCTCCTCGTCATCATCCACTCCGGCATCACCGCGAGCTGGCTCCTGAAGCGCATCGCGCTGCAGCTCGGGGTGGAGAGCCCGGCGGACGAGAAGCTGGCGCTCCTCTCCCAGCTCTACCAGCGGCTCGTCCGGATCTACGAGCAGGGCAAGAAGGCCGTGGTCCTCATCGACGAGGCCCAGATGCTCGCCACGCGCGAGATCATGGAGGAGTTCCGCGGCCTGCTGAACCTCGAGGTCCCGGAGCGGAAGCTCCTCTCGTTCGTGTTCTTCGGCCTGCCGGAGATCGAGCAGAACCTGAAGCTCGACCCGCCCCTCGCCCAGCGGGTCGCCCTCAAGTACCGGCTCGAGCCCCTCTCCGCGGAGGCCACCGGGGCGTACGTCCGACATCGGCTCCGGCTGGCGGGGGCGCCGCGCGTCCCGTTCACTCCGGGCGCGGTCGCGCGCATCCACGCCTACACGCGCGGCACGCCGCGACTCATCAACACCTTGTGCGACAACGCGCTCTTCGAGGGCTTCGTCGCGCGGGCCCGGGAGCTCGACGAGGGGTTCGTCGATCGCGTGGCGCGCGATCTCGGTATCGACCTCCCGGCCTCGGACGCCCGCCCGCCGGAGCCCCCGGCGCGGCTCGACCTCGCCGAGATCGATCGCTACCTCGAGTCGCTGAAGTAG
- a CDS encoding translocation/assembly module TamB codes for MKKRTVALAFLALIVALVGGTIAALRTRWAAELTCELAVGRVERATGLELAVAACRIRPLALELEAEGVRLGPAEAPLFTADALSARLAPIQALGRQLHLRELRLVRPRLVIPPRQATPGGAGGPACPPALLSRFEVRHLDVEAGSLDVAFGAGRRVVVDRLDVRSRPPARSLRSLGTPLRRARVELAAGPVRLSEPGRALAVSALSADVEVALDLSSAVLHGAEAALGGVRVAARGEVRDLCDPTLDLAATAHGRVADALALAGITADAEGSAEVVVQLRGAARAPQATATAAWSGVRIGAQRAGDGQASLRLAPGELVVERLEVPLDEGRAVARGTVGLVRGAPVVAEVELHGAELAEVLDRLGVRDPWVSLKLDGRAAVSGTLWPPALAGELATELRELRALTRPYREAKGDPGVVAFGRGRLESAVRVDREGLFFDGGRLSVGRGTLAADAAVHFSEAGGFSVQARGEADLDALGRVAEIPWSGLARVEATIAAAPYGNPHVAGRARVDRFRFLDVDLGNVSSDFRYDDFLLRLSRAEGLRNVSRWRGEGIVDLERTPAHVVSSRFEAKGRIRDLLDAVRDWLPRTRWMRDVVDGDVEVSGTANGPADAVDAEFEARLGAGTIYGRRYDSGRAEGRIHRGVETRLDRAEVRRGTGVVRASGTWSALPPFPWDVGVTFSGVPLEALELSSGQWAGTVAGTAKLDGSVDHPRVRFAASGDAVHAAGVGVGTVQVGGTLDGERLVVTGGADGVSFEGEATLAGRMPFRARARLAMHDVSRLLPEGAPAGLRARVAGEGSAEGELADLSHARARVRLDEVQVGYADFRVQSAQPAVLELDRGRVEVQGLVLRGANTELALSGARAASGQLDVSARGNLDLRLLGGLAPTLRRPAGRLTLEAHVGGTAEEPVLVGAGRLADAGFELRDVTLALTGLRGDLAFSQNRVLFEGLEGAVNGGRARLEGEVELASFRPSRLRVEAKLDEIPVAIPAYLPATLSGRLEAVGTPQATTVTGRVHVVRARYTADVDLERSLLEVRRRAVAPPRAYDHAGEWLRFDVQLAVDGDVRIENDLVRGPLSGELTLTGSLAAPGLVGTLAMAEGSRAIFRGNEFQLTHAVLELTDRNRIALALDFHGESQVRDYQVYMHVFGPLSDPQITLTSAPALAQPDIITLLSLGFTRRDAAAGAGVGGVATAAAAQALFSASGLDEQVKRFLPRGGVVRDLSVRITSAYSEGSGQVEPRAEFESWFLRDRLRLRYQAPLAGARGQKAQAELRLGNHTAVQYQWDNDNPDVATGDHGVDLKLRWEWTDD; via the coding sequence GTGAAGAAGCGCACCGTCGCCCTGGCGTTCCTCGCGCTGATCGTGGCCCTCGTGGGCGGCACGATCGCGGCCCTGCGCACGCGCTGGGCGGCGGAGCTCACCTGCGAGCTCGCGGTCGGGCGCGTCGAGCGCGCGACGGGGCTCGAGCTCGCGGTCGCCGCCTGCCGGATCCGCCCGCTCGCGCTGGAGCTGGAGGCGGAGGGGGTGCGGCTCGGGCCGGCCGAGGCGCCGCTCTTCACGGCCGACGCGCTCTCCGCGCGGCTCGCGCCCATCCAGGCGCTCGGCCGCCAGCTCCACCTCCGCGAGCTGCGCCTCGTCCGGCCCCGGCTGGTGATCCCTCCCCGCCAGGCGACGCCCGGCGGCGCGGGCGGGCCCGCCTGTCCGCCGGCGCTCCTGTCGCGCTTCGAGGTACGCCACCTGGACGTCGAGGCGGGCTCCCTGGACGTGGCGTTCGGGGCGGGCCGCCGCGTCGTCGTCGACCGGCTCGACGTGCGCTCCAGGCCGCCCGCGCGATCGCTCCGCTCCCTGGGGACGCCGCTCCGGCGCGCGCGCGTCGAGCTCGCCGCCGGGCCGGTCCGGCTCTCGGAGCCGGGACGGGCCCTCGCCGTGTCGGCGCTCTCCGCGGACGTCGAGGTCGCGCTGGATCTCTCGAGCGCCGTGCTGCACGGCGCCGAGGCCGCGCTCGGGGGCGTGCGCGTCGCGGCGCGCGGGGAGGTGCGCGACCTCTGCGATCCCACGCTGGACCTCGCCGCGACCGCGCACGGCCGGGTCGCGGACGCGCTCGCGCTCGCGGGGATCACGGCGGACGCGGAGGGCAGCGCCGAGGTGGTCGTGCAGCTGCGCGGCGCCGCGCGGGCGCCGCAGGCGACCGCCACGGCGGCGTGGTCCGGCGTTCGGATCGGGGCTCAGCGCGCCGGCGACGGTCAGGCGAGCCTCCGGCTCGCGCCGGGCGAGCTCGTCGTCGAGCGGCTGGAGGTCCCGCTCGACGAGGGGAGGGCGGTGGCGCGCGGCACCGTAGGGCTGGTGCGCGGAGCGCCCGTCGTGGCGGAGGTGGAGCTCCACGGCGCGGAGCTCGCGGAGGTGCTGGACCGCCTCGGCGTGCGCGACCCATGGGTGAGCCTCAAGCTCGACGGCCGCGCCGCCGTCTCCGGCACGCTCTGGCCGCCGGCGCTCGCGGGGGAGCTCGCGACGGAGCTGCGCGAGCTGCGGGCGCTCACCCGTCCGTATCGCGAGGCGAAGGGCGATCCCGGGGTCGTCGCGTTCGGGCGGGGCCGGCTCGAGTCGGCCGTCCGCGTCGACCGCGAGGGGCTCTTCTTCGACGGCGGGCGGCTTTCGGTGGGCCGCGGGACGCTCGCGGCCGACGCCGCCGTCCACTTCTCGGAGGCGGGCGGCTTCTCGGTGCAGGCGCGCGGCGAGGCGGACCTGGACGCCCTCGGCCGTGTCGCCGAGATCCCGTGGTCCGGCCTCGCACGCGTCGAGGCGACCATCGCCGCCGCGCCCTACGGCAACCCGCACGTCGCCGGCCGGGCGCGCGTGGACCGCTTCCGGTTCCTCGACGTCGACCTGGGGAACGTCAGCTCGGACTTCCGCTACGACGACTTCCTGCTCCGCCTCTCCCGCGCCGAGGGTCTCCGCAACGTGTCCCGCTGGCGGGGCGAGGGGATCGTGGATCTCGAGCGCACCCCGGCGCACGTCGTCTCCTCGCGCTTCGAGGCGAAGGGTCGGATCCGGGACCTGCTCGACGCCGTCCGCGACTGGCTCCCCCGCACGCGCTGGATGCGCGACGTCGTCGACGGCGACGTCGAGGTGTCGGGCACCGCCAACGGGCCCGCCGACGCGGTGGACGCCGAGTTCGAGGCGCGGCTCGGGGCGGGGACGATCTACGGCCGGCGGTACGACTCGGGCCGCGCGGAGGGGCGCATCCACCGTGGCGTCGAGACGCGGCTCGACCGCGCGGAGGTGCGCCGCGGCACCGGCGTGGTCCGCGCGAGCGGGACCTGGAGCGCGCTGCCGCCGTTCCCGTGGGACGTCGGCGTCACCTTCTCCGGCGTGCCGCTCGAGGCGCTCGAGCTCTCCAGCGGACAGTGGGCGGGCACCGTCGCCGGCACGGCGAAGCTCGACGGCTCCGTCGACCACCCCCGCGTGCGCTTCGCCGCGAGCGGCGACGCGGTGCACGCCGCCGGCGTCGGGGTCGGCACCGTGCAGGTCGGCGGCACGCTCGACGGCGAGCGGCTCGTCGTGACGGGCGGGGCGGACGGCGTCTCGTTCGAGGGGGAGGCCACGCTGGCCGGGCGCATGCCGTTCCGCGCCCGCGCCCGGCTGGCGATGCACGACGTGTCCCGGCTCCTGCCCGAGGGCGCGCCAGCGGGCCTCCGCGCGCGGGTCGCGGGGGAGGGGAGCGCGGAGGGCGAGCTCGCGGACCTCTCGCACGCCCGCGCGCGCGTGCGACTCGACGAGGTGCAGGTCGGGTACGCCGACTTCCGGGTGCAGTCGGCCCAGCCCGCGGTGCTGGAGCTGGATCGGGGACGTGTCGAGGTGCAGGGGCTCGTGCTGCGCGGCGCGAACACCGAGCTCGCCCTCTCGGGCGCGCGCGCCGCGTCCGGGCAGCTCGACGTGTCGGCGCGCGGGAACCTCGACCTGCGCCTGCTCGGCGGGCTCGCGCCGACGCTGCGCCGCCCGGCGGGGCGGCTCACCCTCGAGGCGCACGTCGGCGGCACCGCCGAGGAGCCGGTCCTCGTCGGGGCTGGGCGCCTGGCGGACGCCGGGTTCGAGCTGCGCGACGTGACGCTCGCCCTGACCGGGCTGCGGGGGGACCTCGCCTTCTCGCAGAACCGCGTGCTGTTCGAGGGGCTGGAGGGGGCGGTGAACGGCGGGCGCGCCCGGCTCGAGGGGGAGGTGGAGCTCGCCTCGTTCCGCCCGTCGCGCCTGCGGGTGGAGGCGAAGCTGGACGAGATCCCGGTGGCGATCCCCGCCTACCTGCCCGCCACGCTCTCGGGCCGCCTCGAGGCGGTGGGCACCCCGCAGGCGACGACCGTCACCGGTCGCGTCCACGTCGTGCGCGCCCGCTACACCGCCGACGTGGACCTCGAGCGCAGCCTGCTGGAGGTGCGGCGGCGGGCGGTGGCGCCGCCCCGCGCCTACGACCACGCGGGGGAGTGGCTCCGCTTCGACGTCCAGCTCGCGGTGGACGGCGACGTGCGCATCGAGAACGATCTCGTCCGCGGGCCGCTCTCGGGCGAGCTGACCCTCACGGGCTCGCTCGCGGCGCCCGGCCTCGTCGGGACGCTCGCGATGGCGGAGGGGAGCCGCGCGATCTTCCGCGGGAACGAGTTCCAGCTCACGCACGCGGTCCTGGAGCTCACCGATCGCAACCGGATCGCGCTCGCGCTCGACTTCCACGGCGAGTCGCAGGTGCGGGACTACCAGGTCTACATGCACGTGTTCGGGCCCTTGAGCGACCCGCAGATCACGCTCACCAGCGCGCCGGCGCTCGCGCAGCCCGACATCATCACGCTGCTCTCGCTCGGGTTCACGCGCCGCGACGCCGCGGCGGGGGCGGGCGTGGGCGGGGTGGCCACCGCCGCCGCCGCGCAGGCGCTCTTCTCGGCCTCTGGCCTGGACGAGCAGGTGAAGCGCTTCCTCCCCCGCGGCGGCGTGGTGCGCGATCTCTCCGTCCGCATCACGAGCGCCTACTCGGAGGGGAGCGGCCAGGTGGAGCCGCGCGCCGAGTTCGAGTCCTGGTTCCTGCGCGACAGGCTGCGCCTCCGCTACCAGGCGCCGCTCGCCGGCGCGCGGGGCCAGAAGGCCCAGGCCGAGCTCCGGCTCGGTAACCATACGGCGGTGCAGTACCAGTGGGACAACGACAACCCCGACGTGGCCACCGGCGATCACGGCGTGGACCTGAAGCTGCGGTGGGAATGGACGGACGACTGA